GCACCAGACACGGCCGGTCCTTCGCCCCGGGCCCGCCCTCGTACGGCACCATCGCCCACCAGATCTCACCCGGCTGCGGCTCGCGGCTCCGGGGCTTCCCCCCGGCCTTCGCGCCCGTCCTCCTCCCGGCGGGCCCCCGCGGAGGTCTGCGGTCCGTACCGCCCGGTGGCCGGGAGCGCCGGGAGCGCCGGCCCGGAGGCCGCGGACTGCGACCGCGCCCGTCCACGACCGTGGCGACCATCGCCAGCACCACCACGACGATCAGAGCCACCCACCAGGTCGTGTTCATGCCCCAGACCGTACCCGCGCGATTCCCGCCCATGTGCCGCGCGATCCCCGGCCCACCGCCCACGACAAGGTCCGCCCGAACCGGTGACAGGGCAGGTGAGTTCCCCCACAACGG
This window of the Streptomyces niveus genome carries:
- a CDS encoding type II toxin-antitoxin system PemK/MazF family toxin — translated: MNTTWWVALIVVVVLAMVATVVDGRGRSPRPPGRRSRRSRPPGGTDRRPPRGPAGRRTGAKAGGKPRSREPQPGEIWWAMVPYEGGPGAKDRPCLVLSVRGRTVLVAKITSKYHEERPGVIPLPPKAVGDMDGRQSFLETDELRKVDTKAFRRRVGPADPGLWRQVRHLAR